In Staphylococcus saccharolyticus, one genomic interval encodes:
- the rpsR gene encoding 30S ribosomal protein S18 — MAGGPRRGGRRRKKVCYFTANGITHIDYKDTELLKRFISERGKILPRRVTGTSAKYQRMLTTAIKRARHMALLPYVKEEQ; from the coding sequence ATGGCAGGTGGACCAAGAAGAGGCGGACGTCGTCGTAAAAAAGTATGCTATTTCACAGCAAATGGTATTACACACATCGACTATAAAGACACTGAATTATTGAAACGATTTATTTCAGAGCGCGGTAAAATTTTACCACGTCGTGTAACAGGCACTTCAGCTAAATATCAACGTATGTTGACTACAGCTATAAAACGTGCTCGTCATATGGCTTTATTACCATATGTTAAAGAAGAACAATAA
- the ssb gene encoding single-stranded DNA-binding protein gives MLNRVVLVGRLTKDPEYRTTPSGVSVATFTLAVNRTFTNAQGEREADFINCVVFRRQAENVNNYLSKGSLAGVDGRIQSRSYENQEGRRIFVTEVVCDSVQFLEPKNAQQGGQRSQNNNFQDYGQGFGGQQSGQNTSYNNNNSSNSNQLDNPFANANGPIDISDDDLPF, from the coding sequence ATGCTAAATAGAGTTGTATTAGTAGGTCGTTTAACGAAAGATCCAGAATACAGAACCACTCCCTCAGGCGTAAGTGTAGCGACATTTACTCTAGCAGTTAATCGTACTTTCACGAATGCTCAAGGGGAACGCGAAGCTGATTTTATTAACTGTGTTGTCTTCCGTAGACAAGCAGAAAATGTTAATAACTACTTATCTAAAGGTAGTTTAGCTGGTGTTGATGGTCGCATACAATCACGTAGTTATGAAAATCAAGAAGGTCGTCGTATCTTTGTTACTGAAGTCGTATGTGATAGTGTTCAATTCCTTGAACCTAAAAATGCACAACAAGGCGGCCAACGTTCGCAGAACAATAATTTCCAAGACTATGGTCAAGGATTTGGTGGCCAACAATCAGGACAAAATACGTCTTATAATAACAATAACTCATCAAACTCTAATCAATTAGATAATCCATTTGCTAACGCTAATGGCCCGATTGATATTAGTGACGATGATTTACCATTCTAA
- a CDS encoding acetyl-CoA C-acetyltransferase → MSRVVLAEAYRTPIGDFGGVFKDIPAYELGSTVIRQILKNSQIDSNEVNEVILGNVLQAGQGQNPARIASIKGGLSETTPSFTVNKVCGSGLKAIQLAYQSIKAGDNDIVIAGGMESMSQSPMLLKNSRFGFKMGNQTLEDSMVADGLTDQFNDYHMGITAENLAEKYDISREEQDQFAAHSQYKAEQAQLAGAFDAEIVPVEVPQRKGDPLIVSRDEGIRPGTTAEKLSHLRPAFKKDGSVTAGNASGINDGAAAMLVMTEEKAKALGIKPIATLDGFGTSGVDPSIMGIGPVEAIRQALHRIHNSLNDIDIFELNEAFAAQSLAVNRELQLPQDKVNVKGGAIALGHPIGASGARILVTLIHQLSETKQTGVASLCIGGGQGIATVVSQYK, encoded by the coding sequence ATGTCACGAGTAGTATTAGCTGAAGCATATCGCACACCTATTGGCGATTTTGGCGGTGTCTTTAAAGATATACCTGCATATGAATTAGGATCGACTGTAATTCGCCAAATTTTAAAAAATAGTCAAATTGATTCTAATGAAGTCAATGAAGTTATTTTAGGTAATGTTTTACAAGCAGGACAAGGACAAAATCCTGCTCGAATCGCTTCTATTAAAGGTGGATTATCTGAAACTACGCCTTCATTTACTGTCAATAAAGTATGTGGATCCGGATTAAAAGCAATTCAACTTGCTTACCAATCAATTAAAGCAGGTGATAATGATATAGTGATTGCTGGGGGCATGGAGAGTATGTCTCAGTCGCCGATGTTACTTAAAAATAGTCGTTTCGGTTTTAAAATGGGAAATCAGACATTAGAAGATAGCATGGTAGCAGATGGACTTACTGATCAATTTAATGATTATCACATGGGTATCACTGCCGAAAATTTAGCGGAAAAATATGATATAAGCCGTGAAGAACAAGATCAATTTGCAGCACATTCTCAATATAAAGCAGAACAAGCACAACTTGCTGGTGCGTTTGATGCAGAAATAGTACCTGTTGAAGTACCACAAAGAAAAGGAGATCCTTTAATCGTATCGCGTGATGAAGGAATTCGTCCGGGAACGACTGCTGAAAAGTTAAGTCATTTACGTCCAGCATTTAAAAAAGATGGATCAGTAACAGCAGGTAACGCATCAGGTATTAATGATGGTGCTGCTGCAATGTTAGTGATGACAGAAGAGAAAGCGAAAGCGCTTGGGATTAAACCTATTGCGACTTTAGACGGCTTTGGTACGAGTGGTGTAGACCCTTCTATTATGGGCATTGGACCAGTGGAAGCAATTCGTCAGGCCTTGCATCGTATACACAACTCTTTAAATGATATTGATATTTTCGAATTGAATGAGGCTTTTGCAGCACAATCATTGGCTGTAAATCGTGAACTACAATTGCCTCAAGATAAGGTTAATGTTAAAGGTGGAGCGATTGCACTAGGTCATCCAATTGGAGCATCTGGTGCGCGTATTCTTGTAACTTTAATACATCAATTAAGTGAAACTAAGCAAACGGGTGTTGCTTCATTGTGTATTGGTGGTGGCCAAGGCATTGCTACTGTTGTATCTCAATACAAATAG
- a CDS encoding helix-turn-helix domain-containing protein — protein MPRTKLQDIPSEENVITEPKQVVVNPLFAKPSALSEIFGISYSSTRRILIEWEKDHKGIDDLYYSLSSTMTVISIPRFEEYMKKRHKDWM, from the coding sequence GTGCCAAGAACAAAATTGCAAGATATACCTAGTGAAGAAAATGTAATTACAGAACCAAAGCAAGTTGTAGTCAATCCGTTATTTGCTAAACCGTCGGCATTAAGCGAAATATTTGGTATTAGCTATTCATCAACTAGACGAATACTAATAGAGTGGGAAAAAGATCATAAAGGTATTGATGATTTATATTACTCTCTATCATCAACGATGACAGTTATCAGTATTCCACGTTTTGAAGAGTACATGAAAAAACGTCATAAAGATTGGATGTAA
- a CDS encoding ParB/RepB/Spo0J family partition protein yields the protein MTHADDQRLQLNNDESVQKISIELIKPNPYQPRKTFDEERLNDLAQSIKQHGILQPIVLRRTIQGYYIVVGERRFRASQIIGLNELPAIVKKLSDEDMMELAIIENLQREDLNVIEEADSYKKLMTDLNITQQEVAKRLGKSRPYIANMLRLLHLPKNISQMVQQGELSGAHGRTLLALKDETTMKKIAKQSSRESWSVRYLEQVVNQLTSQDAIKGNKQTKQSHKPKFIHQQERRLKERYGSKVEISTAKNIGKITFEFKSEAEFKRLIQQLNKNHND from the coding sequence ATGACTCATGCGGATGATCAAAGATTGCAATTAAATAATGATGAAAGTGTGCAAAAAATATCCATTGAATTAATTAAACCTAATCCATATCAACCTCGTAAAACGTTTGATGAAGAACGATTAAATGATTTAGCTCAATCGATTAAACAACATGGTATATTACAACCTATTGTGTTACGTCGAACGATACAAGGATATTATATCGTAGTTGGTGAACGTCGTTTCAGAGCTTCTCAAATTATAGGTTTAAATGAATTGCCAGCAATAGTTAAGAAACTGTCTGATGAAGATATGATGGAACTCGCCATCATTGAGAATTTGCAACGAGAAGATTTGAACGTTATTGAAGAGGCTGATAGTTATAAGAAGCTGATGACTGACTTAAATATTACTCAGCAGGAAGTTGCGAAACGATTGGGTAAATCACGACCATACATTGCTAATATGTTGAGATTGTTACACTTACCTAAAAACATCTCACAAATGGTACAACAAGGTGAACTTTCAGGAGCACATGGACGTACACTATTAGCTCTAAAAGATGAAACTACAATGAAAAAAATAGCAAAACAATCCTCCCGGGAGTCTTGGAGTGTTAGATATTTAGAGCAAGTGGTCAATCAACTAACAAGTCAAGATGCAATTAAGGGTAATAAACAGACTAAACAAAGCCATAAACCTAAATTTATTCATCAACAGGAAAGACGATTGAAAGAACGATATGGTTCAAAGGTTGAAATTTCAACTGCTAAAAATATTGGTAAAATTACTTTTGAATTTAAATCAGAAGCAGAATTTAAGCGTTTGATTCAACAACTGAATAAAAATCATAATGATTAG
- a CDS encoding mechanosensitive ion channel family protein, giving the protein MNQVKHILSSLFEPLTKVETYENLITKIIMILIYILVAILVIAILNKIIEQAFKIQNKSKKGNKKRSKTLVSLVQNVVKYIVWFIVVTTILSKFGISVEGIIASAGVVGIAVGFGAQTIVKDIITGFFIIFENQFDVGDYVKINSSGTTVAEGTVKSIGLRSTRINTISGELTILPNGSMGEITNYSITNGTSIVELPVSVEENLDQVEKKLNKLFATLRGKYYLFVNDPVVDGIDAIENNKATIRVSAETIPGEGASGARIIRKEAQRMFVQEGIRMPQPVFSQYNEKQK; this is encoded by the coding sequence ATGAATCAAGTGAAGCATATTTTATCTTCGTTGTTTGAACCTTTAACAAAGGTTGAAACCTATGAAAATTTAATTACAAAGATTATTATGATTTTAATTTATATTCTTGTGGCTATCCTAGTTATAGCTATTTTAAATAAAATCATAGAGCAAGCATTTAAAATTCAAAATAAAAGTAAAAAAGGAAACAAGAAACGTTCAAAAACACTCGTTTCGCTTGTGCAAAACGTAGTAAAATATATTGTATGGTTTATTGTAGTTACAACTATTTTAAGTAAGTTTGGTATTAGTGTCGAAGGCATTATTGCAAGTGCAGGAGTTGTTGGTATCGCAGTTGGTTTCGGTGCTCAGACAATTGTGAAAGATATTATTACTGGGTTCTTTATTATTTTTGAAAATCAATTTGACGTTGGTGATTATGTTAAAATCAATAGTTCAGGAACAACTGTTGCTGAAGGTACTGTTAAATCAATTGGTTTAAGATCTACGCGCATTAACACCATTTCGGGTGAGTTAACAATTTTACCAAATGGAAGTATGGGTGAAATTACAAACTATTCAATTACAAACGGAACATCAATTGTCGAGCTGCCTGTTTCTGTTGAGGAGAATTTAGATCAAGTTGAGAAAAAATTAAATAAATTATTTGCCACTCTACGCGGTAAATATTATTTATTTGTAAACGATCCTGTCGTTGATGGTATCGATGCTATTGAAAATAACAAAGCGACAATTCGTGTTTCTGCTGAAACGATTCCAGGTGAGGGAGCTTCAGGAGCGCGTATTATTAGAAAAGAAGCTCAAAGAATGTTTGTACAAGAAGGCATACGTATGCCACAACCTGTATTTTCTCAATATAATGAGAAACAAAAGTAA
- the ychF gene encoding redox-regulated ATPase YchF, whose translation MALTAGIVGLPNVGKSTLFNAITKAGALAANYPFATIDPNVGIVEVPDSRLLKLEEMVQPKKTIPTTFEFTDIAGIVKGASKGEGLGNKFLSHIREVDAICQVVRAFDDENVTHVSGRVNPLDDIEVINMELVLADLESVDKRLPKIEKMARQKDKTAEMELRILTTIKEALEDGKPVRSIDFNEDDQKWVNQAQLLTSKKMLYIANVGEDEIGDEDNEKVKTIREYAENEDSEVIVISAKIEEEIATLDDEDKEMFLKDLGIEEPGLDRLIRTTYDLLGLSTYFTAGVQEVRAWTFRQGMTAPQCAGIIHTDFERGFIRAEVTSYDDYVEHGGENGAKEAGRQRLEGKDYIMQDGDIVHFRFNV comes from the coding sequence ATGGCTTTAACAGCAGGTATCGTAGGTTTACCAAATGTAGGTAAGTCTACCCTATTTAATGCAATTACTAAAGCTGGTGCATTAGCAGCGAATTATCCATTCGCTACAATCGATCCCAATGTTGGAATCGTTGAAGTGCCAGATTCACGTTTACTTAAACTAGAAGAAATGGTGCAACCTAAAAAAACAATCCCTACAACTTTCGAGTTTACTGATATTGCAGGTATTGTTAAAGGAGCTTCTAAAGGTGAGGGTTTAGGTAATAAATTCTTATCTCATATTCGTGAAGTGGATGCGATTTGTCAAGTCGTTAGAGCATTTGATGATGAAAACGTGACACATGTCTCTGGTCGAGTAAATCCATTAGATGATATAGAAGTTATCAATATGGAATTAGTCTTAGCAGATTTAGAATCTGTAGACAAACGCTTACCTAAGATAGAAAAAATGGCACGTCAAAAAGATAAAACAGCTGAAATGGAATTGCGCATCTTAACTACAATAAAAGAAGCTTTAGAAGATGGTAAACCTGTACGTAGTATCGATTTTAATGAAGATGATCAAAAATGGGTCAATCAAGCGCAATTATTAACTTCTAAAAAAATGTTATACATTGCCAATGTGGGAGAAGATGAGATTGGTGATGAAGATAATGAAAAGGTAAAAACTATTCGTGAATATGCTGAAAATGAAGATTCAGAAGTTATTGTCATAAGTGCCAAAATTGAAGAAGAAATCGCGACATTAGACGATGAAGATAAAGAAATGTTCTTAAAAGATTTAGGCATTGAAGAACCTGGTCTAGATAGATTGATTCGTACCACTTATGATTTATTAGGCTTATCAACTTATTTTACTGCTGGTGTTCAAGAGGTACGTGCTTGGACATTTAGACAAGGTATGACGGCGCCACAATGTGCGGGTATTATTCATACTGACTTTGAACGTGGATTTATACGTGCTGAAGTAACAAGTTATGACGACTATGTTGAACATGGCGGTGAGAATGGAGCTAAAGAAGCAGGTAGACAACGTTTAGAAGGTAAAGATTACATTATGCAAGATGGAGACATCGTACATTTCCGTTTTAATGTTTAA
- a CDS encoding DUF951 domain-containing protein, whose product MTSNYGINDIVEMKKQHACGTNRFKIIRMGADIRIKCEHCQRNIMIPRQTFNKKLKKVLESHQDKES is encoded by the coding sequence ATGACGTCAAATTATGGAATAAATGATATAGTAGAAATGAAAAAGCAACATGCATGTGGAACTAATCGCTTTAAAATCATTAGAATGGGCGCTGATATTAGAATTAAATGTGAACATTGTCAGCGTAATATTATGATTCCGCGTCAAACGTTTAATAAGAAATTGAAAAAAGTTCTTGAATCTCATCAAGATAAAGAAAGTTAG
- a CDS encoding YozE family protein, whose amino-acid sequence MSFYHFMEKYEGEKSHFGDLFEGMKDINFPENITSPRDIMEKFQHWLQEPSLHDTIQDAIKQYQDQ is encoded by the coding sequence TTGAGTTTTTATCACTTTATGGAAAAATATGAGGGTGAAAAAAGTCATTTCGGTGATTTGTTTGAGGGTATGAAGGATATTAATTTTCCTGAAAATATAACATCTCCAAGAGATATTATGGAAAAATTTCAACATTGGCTACAAGAACCAAGTTTACACGATACCATTCAAGATGCGATTAAACAGTATCAAGATCAGTAA
- a CDS encoding ABC-2 transporter permease, whose amino-acid sequence MKGLILSIFYSAKRSFFIYLIVGIIAAIVFSFLNPTMNSFLAIIFLIGPITDNFNREKDSRCMNYISTLPVKRADYVKSYYMIFIMCLIIGIVVGVPSVGIITQSLSMVFISLCVGIGSAGTYSIMFPLTFKFGSDNSNVIVMSTTFAVIIIYFVFYISSMIFTNNYSDSFASMLSNTQSYMIYGIFGLISLMSSFILSIKIFNKQKL is encoded by the coding sequence ATGAAGGGACTTATACTTAGTATATTTTATTCAGCAAAAAGGTCATTTTTCATATACTTAATTGTAGGGATTATTGCTGCGATTGTGTTTTCCTTTTTAAATCCGACGATGAATAGCTTTCTTGCTATTATCTTCTTAATTGGTCCTATTACAGATAACTTTAACCGTGAAAAAGATTCAAGATGTATGAATTATATATCCACACTACCTGTAAAAAGAGCTGACTACGTTAAAAGTTATTATATGATATTTATAATGTGTTTGATTATTGGTATTGTAGTTGGTGTCCCAAGCGTTGGCATTATCACACAAAGTTTAAGCATGGTATTTATATCGCTATGTGTGGGCATTGGTAGTGCTGGAACATATTCAATAATGTTCCCTCTCACATTTAAATTTGGCTCTGACAACTCAAATGTCATTGTAATGTCTACAACCTTTGCTGTCATTATCATCTATTTCGTGTTTTATATCTCATCAATGATATTTACTAATAATTATAGTGACTCTTTTGCTTCTATGCTTAGCAACACACAAAGTTACATGATTTATGGCATATTTGGATTGATATCATTGATGAGCTCTTTTATTTTATCTATAAAGATTTTTAATAAACAAAAACTTTAA
- a CDS encoding GH25 family lysozyme yields the protein MLKKISYLMISFSILATSFGTINAHAQESSHNQSNREKGTMGYGYQKYIEKHPHQQNNETQNRSTFSTKSRSMKTDTGKRVLDISEWQDNLTNAQVKKLKQNYDFIIIRAQYGSEYVDKSLEHNAALLDQNHIKFGVYSYSMYENAQDARYEAKTLYNRAPKAEFYVNDYEQQTVTSGDAEIATKAWANQMRQLAGNKKVLFYSYENFMLNNVPNALGSYDGYWLAAYQAEEPNREKVLWQYTNSYYSPELQQNVDANYIDNNIKSSWFTS from the coding sequence ATGTTAAAGAAAATCTCTTACTTGATGATTTCATTTTCAATATTAGCAACAAGTTTTGGAACGATAAATGCTCATGCTCAAGAATCTTCACATAATCAATCAAATAGAGAAAAAGGAACTATGGGTTATGGTTACCAAAAATATATAGAGAAACATCCTCATCAACAGAATAACGAGACACAAAATCGTTCTACATTCTCAACAAAATCAAGATCTATGAAGACAGATACTGGTAAGAGAGTGTTAGATATTTCTGAATGGCAAGATAATTTAACAAATGCTCAAGTAAAAAAATTAAAACAAAATTATGATTTTATTATTATTCGTGCTCAATATGGATCAGAATATGTAGACAAATCGTTAGAGCATAACGCTGCGTTATTAGATCAAAATCATATAAAATTCGGTGTTTATTCGTATAGTATGTATGAAAATGCGCAAGATGCACGATATGAAGCAAAAACTTTATATAATCGTGCGCCTAAAGCTGAATTCTATGTAAATGATTATGAACAACAAACAGTTACATCTGGAGATGCTGAAATTGCTACTAAAGCTTGGGCTAATCAAATGAGACAACTCGCTGGTAATAAGAAAGTTCTATTTTACTCATACGAGAATTTTATGTTAAATAATGTTCCTAATGCTTTAGGATCATATGACGGTTATTGGCTAGCTGCTTATCAAGCAGAAGAACCAAACAGAGAAAAAGTATTATGGCAATACACAAATAGCTATTATTCTCCTGAGTTACAGCAAAATGTTGACGCTAATTATATAGATAACAATATAAAATCATCTTGGTTCACCTCATAA
- a CDS encoding helix-turn-helix domain-containing protein: protein MKNNLSMIMGRKRITATKLSEDTGVSRTTIHELYHEKQINPSFSTVSKLCKALDVTLNEFFGINEKEGVK from the coding sequence ATGAAAAATAATTTAAGTATGATTATGGGGCGAAAGAGGATTACAGCTACAAAATTAAGTGAAGATACCGGTGTTTCTAGAACGACAATTCACGAGTTGTATCACGAAAAACAAATTAATCCAAGTTTTAGTACTGTTTCAAAATTGTGTAAAGCCCTTGATGTAACTTTGAACGAATTTTTTGGAATCAATGAAAAAGAGGGGGTTAAATAA
- a CDS encoding helix-turn-helix transcriptional regulator translates to MRNRLKELRSRDGYNQTQLAQKAKISRQTVSLIERNDFTPSILTAVKIARIFNEAVEDVFIIEEEDL, encoded by the coding sequence TTGCGAAATCGACTTAAAGAATTACGCTCACGCGATGGTTACAACCAAACACAACTTGCTCAAAAGGCAAAGATTTCACGACAAACGGTATCCTTAATTGAACGAAATGATTTTACTCCTTCGATTTTAACCGCTGTCAAAATCGCTAGAATTTTTAATGAGGCAGTAGAAGACGTTTTTATCATAGAGGAGGAGGACTTATAA
- a CDS encoding tyrosine-type recombinase/integrase has product MWHEKFTNKHGDTKYRYYEKYKDPLTNKWRRVSVVLNKNGKQSQKEAQKLLNKRIEAKLNDKTPTTLKSLTFHAACDEWLEYYKNHSGSKATTIKEKISNTNTVKNAIDKEVLINNITHTYLQDIINEWAKLHSKGHVQSLVIIIRSVFKYAFKYYDLQDISVLDKIDIPKKAKTRDELQAKRNNYLEDSEVKELLDCFDYLIKHKNHSSRKRNYNMVKAIVQFQIANGMRIGELLAIKSDNINYADKTLDIDGTINWVTDKETGAFGVKETTKTSKSYRTIGLTTQSINLLKTLILDNKKENQWNEDFIDRGYIFTNTAGSPIDLNKINNIIKEATDISSIKKRVTTHTLRHTHISTLAQIGINLKAIQDRVGHSDYKTTLEIYTHVTDQMAKDMMNKLETINIV; this is encoded by the coding sequence ATGTGGCATGAGAAATTTACTAATAAACATGGTGATACTAAATATCGCTATTATGAGAAGTATAAAGATCCACTCACAAACAAATGGCGACGTGTTAGCGTGGTACTTAATAAGAATGGTAAACAGTCACAAAAGGAGGCTCAGAAACTCTTAAATAAGCGTATAGAGGCGAAGTTGAACGATAAGACACCTACTACACTTAAGTCACTAACTTTCCATGCTGCATGTGATGAGTGGTTAGAGTATTATAAAAATCATTCTGGTTCAAAGGCTACAACAATCAAAGAAAAGATTAGCAATACAAACACAGTTAAAAATGCTATTGATAAAGAAGTGCTGATAAACAACATCACGCATACATACCTACAAGATATTATTAACGAGTGGGCTAAATTACACAGTAAAGGTCATGTTCAATCACTAGTTATCATTATTCGTTCTGTGTTCAAATATGCGTTTAAATACTATGATCTACAAGATATAAGTGTACTAGATAAAATTGATATCCCTAAAAAAGCTAAAACTAGAGATGAACTACAAGCTAAACGAAACAATTATTTAGAAGATAGTGAAGTTAAAGAGTTATTGGATTGTTTCGACTATCTAATAAAGCATAAAAACCATTCATCTCGTAAACGTAACTACAATATGGTTAAAGCTATAGTACAGTTTCAAATTGCCAATGGCATGCGTATCGGCGAGCTACTAGCTATTAAATCAGACAATATAAACTATGCAGATAAAACTCTAGATATCGACGGTACAATTAATTGGGTAACTGATAAAGAAACGGGAGCATTTGGAGTAAAAGAAACTACTAAAACAAGTAAAAGTTATAGAACAATAGGACTAACTACTCAAAGTATCAACTTACTTAAAACACTTATTTTGGATAATAAGAAAGAAAACCAGTGGAATGAAGATTTTATTGATAGAGGGTACATATTTACAAATACAGCTGGTAGTCCTATCGACTTGAATAAAATAAACAACATTATCAAAGAGGCTACTGATATTAGTTCAATAAAGAAACGTGTTACAACGCACACATTACGTCACACGCATATATCCACACTTGCGCAAATAGGCATTAACCTAAAAGCTATACAAGACCGTGTAGGCCACTCAGACTATAAAACCACCCTAGAGATATACACACATGTTACTGATCAGATGGCTAAAGATATGATGAATAAATTAGAAACTATCAATATTGTTTGA
- the tscA gene encoding type II toxin-antitoxin system antitoxin TscA encodes MNQEQIDVLEHVKYQLKTSIYNHFESYEHTEFKDGQEVVSQINREKHLEIIMKWAVQELEKNFNINEENE; translated from the coding sequence ATGAATCAAGAACAAATTGATGTATTAGAACACGTGAAATATCAACTTAAAACAAGTATTTATAATCACTTTGAAAGTTATGAGCACACCGAGTTTAAAGACGGTCAAGAAGTAGTTTCACAAATTAATCGAGAAAAACATCTTGAAATAATAATGAAATGGGCAGTCCAAGAGTTAGAGAAAAATTTTAATATCAATGAGGAGAATGAATAA
- a CDS encoding helix-turn-helix domain-containing protein, producing the protein MKFGDILKEYRKQLKLSVNQLSKLSNVSVGYISKLENNKRKFPTTRTLFLLLLGFKNSKINDQSKSTQDVDNEIKDILNEFIKAEDSDIDSEELENLYKDFNTFYEGLHKKVGNKDERNKNMNIFVYEDDEKEKHSVNLEKPINDIAFHLKDNENQKFYNGVMLNEYDKNMINEIINSFLVTKLSQEQVDLSEDIEQLQKDFNDFKKESMLNKKQLKMFAIHNNIQSLKDK; encoded by the coding sequence ATGAAATTTGGAGATATATTAAAGGAATATAGAAAACAATTAAAGTTATCTGTAAATCAACTTTCTAAACTATCAAACGTATCAGTAGGCTATATTAGTAAACTTGAAAATAATAAAAGGAAATTCCCGACTACTAGAACATTGTTTTTATTATTACTAGGATTTAAAAACTCAAAAATAAATGATCAATCTAAATCAACACAAGATGTAGACAATGAAATCAAAGATATTTTAAATGAGTTTATAAAAGCTGAAGATAGCGACATAGATAGTGAAGAACTGGAAAATTTATACAAAGATTTCAATACTTTCTATGAGGGTTTACACAAAAAAGTTGGAAATAAAGATGAAAGAAATAAAAATATGAATATATTCGTATATGAGGATGACGAAAAAGAGAAACACTCTGTTAATTTAGAAAAACCTATAAACGATATAGCATTTCATCTTAAAGATAATGAAAATCAAAAATTTTATAACGGTGTAATGTTAAATGAATATGATAAAAACATGATAAATGAAATCATTAATTCATTTTTAGTTACTAAATTATCGCAAGAACAGGTCGATTTAAGTGAAGATATAGAACAACTTCAAAAAGATTTTAATGATTTCAAAAAAGAATCTATGTTAAATAAAAAGCAATTAAAAATGTTTGCTATTCACAACAATATTCAATCACTTAAAGATAAATAA
- the rpsF gene encoding 30S ribosomal protein S6, with product MRTYEIMYIVRPSIEEDAKKALVERFNGILSSEGSEVLEEKDWGKRRLAYEINDFKEGFYNIVRIKTDNSKSTDEFQRLAKINDDIIRYIVIREDQDK from the coding sequence ATGAGAACATATGAAATTATGTACATCGTACGTCCTAGTATTGAAGAAGATGCTAAAAAAGCCTTAGTAGAACGTTTTAACGGTATCTTATCTTCAGAAGGATCAGAAGTTTTAGAAGAAAAAGACTGGGGTAAACGTCGTCTAGCTTATGAAATCAATGATTTCAAAGAAGGTTTTTATAACATCGTACGTATTAAAACTGATAACAGTAAATCAACTGATGAATTCCAACGTTTAGCTAAAATCAACGATGATATCATTCGTTACATCGTTATCCGCGAAGACCAAGATAAGTAA
- a CDS encoding DUF3169 family protein, producing MKVRYIYITQLLISLIPVKENASEKYIGLIFLPFVIAIVSSIMIVLFHRKFDSRYPKIGEKHYTEKIFKTMDEGERRITLVSMYKVNQNNTALLLINIILIGAFSILSDVNQTVTLIILIILFTYNRLFIKGE from the coding sequence ATGAAAGTACGATATATCTATATCACTCAATTATTAATCAGTTTAATACCAGTAAAGGAAAACGCATCAGAAAAGTATATTGGTTTGATATTCTTACCTTTCGTTATAGCTATTGTATCTTCTATAATGATCGTTTTATTTCATAGAAAATTCGATTCTAGATATCCTAAGATAGGAGAGAAACACTATACAGAAAAAATATTTAAAACAATGGATGAAGGCGAACGTCGCATCACACTTGTTTCAATGTATAAAGTGAACCAAAACAATACAGCCCTATTATTAATAAATATTATACTTATTGGTGCATTCTCAATATTATCAGACGTGAATCAAACTGTAACATTAATTATTTTAATCATCTTATTTACCTATAATCGGTTATTTATTAAAGGTGAATAA